In Desulfurellaceae bacterium, the following proteins share a genomic window:
- a CDS encoding 1-acyl-sn-glycerol-3-phosphate acyltransferase, producing MTETISLPIWVVAVAGALVLWVVLDRLLVPSTRWLFRRRASRVIDELNTRLSLQIPLFQRTKRQVLIDRLTSDPAVLEAVETKAQQSERPRAVLIGEVARYAREIVPSFNVYIYFRLGSALARRLLQVLYRVRLGSADDAALARIAPNASVVFVMNHRSNADYLLVAYLAANRAALSYAVGEWARTWPLQSLIKSLGGFFVRRDSENPLYRRVLARYVQMATAGGVVQAFYPEGRFTRDGYLGPPRLGLLSYMVSAFDPQGERDLVFIPVGINYDRVLEDRTLVRELDPTALPRSRTDTVVTFLRFLGHNVKLLLAWRWYRFGYACVTFGSPLSLRAYTARTQTDFRRLDAASRFAAIERLGREVFAAIAAAVPVVPVPLIATVFLHHPHTALSALEIKAHAQALITTLEQHGAYVHIPRADHDYATTVGLRMLVLRHVVEEADGLYRVCDAELDLLRYYANSIAHFLPDP from the coding sequence ATGACAGAAACGATCTCCCTGCCGATCTGGGTCGTGGCGGTGGCCGGTGCCCTGGTCCTGTGGGTGGTGCTCGACCGCCTGCTTGTGCCCAGCACCCGCTGGCTGTTCCGCCGGCGCGCCAGTCGGGTGATCGACGAACTCAATACCCGCCTCTCCCTGCAAATTCCGCTGTTCCAACGGACCAAACGCCAAGTGCTGATTGATCGCCTGACATCCGACCCCGCGGTGCTGGAGGCGGTCGAGACCAAGGCGCAGCAGTCCGAGCGGCCGCGCGCCGTCCTGATTGGCGAGGTCGCGCGCTATGCGCGGGAGATTGTCCCGTCGTTCAACGTCTACATCTATTTCCGCCTCGGCTCTGCCCTCGCCAGGCGCCTGCTGCAAGTGCTCTATCGCGTCCGCCTCGGCTCTGCCGACGACGCAGCGCTGGCCCGCATCGCGCCCAACGCGAGCGTCGTGTTTGTGATGAACCACCGCAGTAATGCGGATTACCTCCTCGTTGCCTACCTGGCCGCCAATCGCGCCGCCTTAAGCTATGCGGTGGGCGAATGGGCGCGGACTTGGCCCTTGCAGTCCTTGATTAAATCGCTCGGCGGGTTCTTCGTGCGGCGGGACTCCGAGAATCCACTCTACCGCCGCGTGTTGGCGCGCTACGTGCAGATGGCGACCGCCGGCGGTGTCGTGCAGGCGTTCTACCCCGAAGGCCGCTTTACCCGTGACGGGTATCTTGGCCCACCCCGGCTCGGCCTCCTCAGCTACATGGTCTCGGCGTTCGACCCCCAGGGCGAGCGCGACCTGGTGTTCATCCCGGTGGGGATCAATTACGACCGGGTGCTGGAAGATCGTACCCTGGTGCGCGAACTCGATCCAACGGCCTTGCCCCGCAGCCGGACGGACACAGTCGTCACCTTTCTGCGGTTTCTCGGCCACAATGTGAAGCTGCTGCTGGCGTGGCGCTGGTATCGCTTCGGGTATGCCTGCGTCACCTTTGGGTCGCCGCTTTCCCTGCGCGCCTATACCGCACGCACCCAGACCGATTTTCGCCGGTTGGACGCCGCGTCGCGGTTTGCGGCCATCGAGCGGCTGGGCCGCGAAGTGTTCGCCGCTATTGCCGCAGCCGTCCCGGTCGTGCCGGTGCCGCTCATCGCAACCGTGTTTCTCCACCATCCCCACACCGCCCTGAGCGCCCTCGAAATCAAGGCGCACGCCCAGGCCCTGATCACCACCCTTGAACAGCACGGAGCCTATGTCCATATCCCGCGGGCCGACCACGACTATGCGACCACCGTGGGATTGCGGATGCTGGTCCTGCGGCATGTGGTGGAGGAAGCGGACGGGCTGTACCGCGTGTGCGATGCCGAGCTCGACCTGCTACGTTACTACGCCAACTCGATCGCGCACTTCCTGCCCGATCCGTGA
- a CDS encoding tetratricopeptide repeat protein: protein MWLRRGLVVLLSVACCLTAPRAWAEERVAPDGPASELEELAAQAAQLHAAGRYAEALGPARQLLRLTEQRAGPDHPLVSQSLNNLALLLQKAGQPGEARPLLVRALRIDEHHLGPAHPGIVRSLTNLALVLQDLERYAEARPHLVRSRDITHDALGAEHPALAVSLENLAQLDEEQGRYDQALAQLEQAAAIQERALGSEHPALALSLVKQAQVLRRLGAQARARPLLERALAIQRKTYGAQHLGVATTLTALGLVLKETGEFGQAQEVQRRALRIREAALGPHHPDVAESLNNLGSALYQTGQFAHARPLFVRAEQIYAAVYGPSHPMLATSLSNLASLLYQIQDYSGAKKAYERVIAIQEDSLGHDHPSLAMSLNNLALVLREEGRLEPVRPLYERALQITRTAYGPDHPNLAVSLNNLASLLHQQGEYDAARPLFARSVSIMQKALGADHPNVATSLNQFALLLKDAGEFAASQEQYERAFAIEKRALGPGQRQVAVSLNNLTTTMSGLADLLHRTRRYDALLPLYAETFAVLEAALGAEHPNLAAHLETLGAAYAEQEKWSDAEPYYRRALHLRERADDPGLTDTLLALSRVYDKMDRTEDAQELRGRVARLGPADER, encoded by the coding sequence ATGTGGCTGAGACGCGGCCTCGTCGTCCTGCTGAGTGTCGCCTGCTGTCTCACCGCGCCGCGCGCCTGGGCCGAGGAGAGGGTCGCCCCCGATGGGCCTGCCTCCGAGCTTGAGGAACTGGCCGCTCAGGCCGCCCAGCTCCACGCCGCAGGGCGCTATGCCGAGGCCCTGGGACCGGCCCGGCAGCTCTTGCGGCTGACCGAACAGCGCGCCGGCCCGGACCATCCCCTTGTGTCCCAGAGCCTGAACAACCTGGCACTCCTGCTCCAGAAGGCGGGTCAGCCCGGCGAGGCACGTCCACTGCTCGTGCGCGCCCTGCGGATTGATGAACACCATCTTGGGCCCGCCCACCCGGGCATCGTCCGCAGCCTGACCAACCTCGCGCTCGTGCTCCAGGATCTGGAGCGCTACGCCGAGGCGCGGCCGCACCTGGTTCGCAGCCGGGACATCACCCACGACGCGCTCGGGGCCGAGCATCCGGCGCTGGCCGTGAGCCTGGAGAATCTGGCCCAACTCGACGAAGAGCAGGGCCGCTACGACCAGGCTCTGGCCCAGCTCGAACAGGCCGCCGCCATCCAGGAACGGGCGCTCGGGTCTGAGCACCCGGCGCTGGCCCTGAGTCTGGTCAAGCAGGCCCAGGTGTTGCGGCGCCTCGGCGCCCAGGCGCGCGCCCGTCCCCTGCTTGAGCGAGCCCTGGCGATCCAGCGCAAGACCTACGGCGCGCAGCACCTGGGCGTTGCGACAACGCTGACCGCGCTGGGTCTGGTGCTGAAAGAAACGGGCGAGTTCGGCCAGGCTCAGGAAGTCCAGCGCCGCGCCCTGCGCATCCGCGAGGCCGCCCTCGGTCCCCACCACCCGGACGTGGCCGAGAGCCTGAACAACCTGGGTTCGGCGCTATACCAAACCGGACAATTCGCCCACGCCCGGCCCCTGTTTGTGCGGGCCGAACAGATCTATGCAGCGGTGTACGGTCCGTCGCACCCGATGCTGGCCACCAGTCTGAGCAACCTGGCCTCCCTGCTGTATCAGATTCAGGATTATAGTGGGGCCAAAAAAGCCTATGAGCGAGTCATTGCCATCCAGGAAGACAGCCTCGGCCACGACCACCCGAGCCTGGCCATGAGTCTCAACAATCTGGCCCTGGTGCTGCGCGAAGAAGGCCGTCTGGAACCGGTCCGTCCCCTGTACGAACGGGCGCTCCAGATCACCCGAACGGCCTACGGTCCCGACCATCCCAACCTGGCGGTGAGTCTCAACAACCTGGCCTCGCTGCTCCACCAGCAGGGCGAGTACGATGCGGCGCGTCCGCTGTTTGCGCGTTCGGTGTCGATCATGCAAAAGGCGCTGGGCGCCGACCACCCGAATGTCGCCACCAGTCTCAACCAGTTTGCCCTGCTGCTGAAAGACGCCGGCGAGTTTGCCGCCTCGCAAGAGCAGTATGAACGCGCCTTTGCCATAGAAAAGCGCGCCCTCGGTCCAGGCCAGCGACAGGTCGCGGTCAGCCTCAACAACTTGACCACCACCATGAGCGGGCTGGCCGACCTGTTGCACCGGACCCGGCGCTACGACGCCTTGCTGCCCCTGTATGCCGAAACTTTTGCCGTGCTCGAAGCGGCGCTGGGCGCCGAGCACCCCAATCTGGCCGCCCACCTCGAGACGCTCGGCGCCGCGTATGCCGAGCAGGAAAAATGGTCGGACGCCGAGCCCTACTACCGGCGGGCCCTCCACCTGCGGGAGCGGGCCGACGATCCCGGCCTGACGGACACGCTGCTGGCATTATCCCGGGTGTATGACAAGATGGACAGGACCGAGGATGCGCAAGAGCTGCGGGGGCGGGTGGCCCGGCTGGGTCCTGCGGATGAGAGGTAG
- a CDS encoding putative toxin-antitoxin system toxin component, PIN family, with translation MTFRRLVLDTNVLVSALLFPAGTVSWLRDAWQAQAVVPLASRDTTAELIRVLSYPKFQLTADEREELLADYLPWCETVSVSEPPAVPACRDPFDRPFLELALVSHADALVTGDQDLLALALLFSVPILTPYELKGRVRL, from the coding sequence ATGACCTTCCGGCGGTTGGTGCTCGATACCAACGTCCTGGTGTCGGCCTTGTTGTTCCCGGCAGGGACGGTGTCCTGGCTCCGCGACGCGTGGCAGGCGCAAGCCGTCGTGCCCCTGGCCAGCCGTGATACGACAGCGGAATTGATCCGGGTGCTGTCTTACCCCAAGTTCCAGCTGACCGCCGACGAGCGAGAGGAGCTGTTGGCCGACTATCTGCCCTGGTGCGAGACGGTCAGCGTCTCAGAACCTCCGGCCGTCCCGGCGTGTCGTGACCCGTTCGACCGTCCTTTTCTCGAACTGGCCCTAGTGAGCCACGCTGATGCCCTGGTAACGGGTGACCAGGACCTGCTGGCCCTGGCCCTGCTGTTTTCCGTACCGATCCTCACTCCCTATGAGCTGAAAGGTCGTGTGCGATTATGA
- a CDS encoding MMPL family transporter encodes MSGPAPTEKKGTADRIVEAYIGFLWRHRVAYLVLLALVTGVWLYQARKVEMYSQFADLLPQGHDYIQAYNQHREIFGGANIVTAVLQVKDGDIFNTDTLEKVRLVTDQLDQVEGVDHNQVASISHVKIRNIRTLPGGMVRSYPVLPVDIPTDPEELETLKFEMFNNDIVMNKYVSEDGKAALVFAGFNEDRLDYREIQRAITDIRQEVEDDNTFLYVAGEPALKGWVWYFTGELFMIFSFTGLCVLIALIVYFRRAYGVLVPLIGAAIQTIWGLGWVGWWGFNLDPLILVIPLLITARSISHAVQMVERYFEALEESKDQQKAAYTCLQDLFLPGVTGVISDAGGILVLSVATIPLIEKLAYYGSFWAFANIFCITHTMPIFLSYFPTPKNTQHFVPRWMEVTLEKVGQLATGPISRWVILGVSAVTIVFGVRTAITVPIGEQEAGSPLLWQDAHYNVSARTINERFAGANQLVIYLEGEREHILKEPYVLATIEEMRRYMLEQDEAGDSRELYTLARGLNRLYHYNDPRWQVIPPDLATTGNLIFVYEASAPISGVILEYTDLVYKNGQFVVFYKDVKGDTVREAIARAKKFIAEHPLEGVTMRLAGGFIGTTAALNEEIDRSEKQAALLVILTVFTLVLLSYGSLVAAVMVMAALIAAGVASYMYVSFMGIGININSLPVTAVGMGIGVDYILYVVDRVRREIPRAGGNRQQGIKRTISTTGMAVTFTATTMIAGVIPWYFLSSLRFSAEMALLLAILLVTHWLSALTMVPAMIAAFKPKFAGGAPEKVAEEQAEPGLSAQAPQPAD; translated from the coding sequence ATGTCCGGCCCAGCTCCGACCGAAAAGAAGGGGACGGCTGATCGCATTGTCGAAGCCTATATCGGCTTCCTGTGGCGCCACCGGGTCGCCTATCTCGTGCTCCTGGCGCTCGTCACCGGTGTGTGGCTCTACCAGGCGCGCAAGGTGGAGATGTACAGCCAGTTCGCTGACCTGCTGCCGCAGGGCCACGACTACATCCAGGCCTACAACCAGCACCGCGAAATTTTTGGCGGGGCCAATATCGTCACTGCGGTCCTGCAGGTCAAAGACGGCGACATCTTCAATACCGATACGCTGGAGAAAGTCCGTCTGGTGACCGATCAACTCGACCAGGTCGAGGGTGTCGATCACAACCAGGTCGCCTCCATCTCCCATGTCAAAATCCGCAATATCCGCACCCTGCCGGGCGGCATGGTACGCTCTTATCCGGTCCTGCCGGTCGATATCCCGACCGACCCCGAAGAGCTGGAGACGCTCAAGTTCGAGATGTTCAATAACGACATCGTGATGAACAAATACGTCTCCGAGGACGGCAAGGCCGCGCTGGTGTTTGCCGGCTTCAACGAAGACCGCCTGGATTATCGGGAGATTCAGCGGGCGATTACCGATATCCGCCAAGAGGTCGAAGACGACAACACGTTCCTGTACGTCGCCGGCGAGCCCGCCCTCAAGGGCTGGGTGTGGTACTTCACCGGCGAGCTGTTCATGATTTTTTCCTTCACCGGGCTGTGTGTCCTGATCGCGCTGATCGTCTACTTCCGGCGCGCCTACGGGGTGCTCGTCCCGCTGATCGGGGCGGCGATTCAGACGATCTGGGGCCTGGGCTGGGTCGGCTGGTGGGGCTTTAATCTGGACCCGCTGATCCTGGTCATTCCGCTCCTGATTACCGCCCGCTCGATCAGCCACGCCGTCCAGATGGTCGAGCGCTACTTTGAGGCTCTGGAGGAGAGCAAGGACCAGCAAAAGGCCGCCTATACCTGTCTGCAGGATCTCTTCCTGCCCGGCGTGACCGGCGTGATCAGCGATGCCGGCGGGATTCTGGTCCTGTCGGTGGCCACCATTCCCCTGATCGAGAAGCTGGCCTACTACGGCAGCTTCTGGGCCTTTGCCAATATCTTCTGCATCACCCATACCATGCCCATCTTCCTGTCCTACTTTCCCACGCCAAAAAACACCCAGCACTTCGTGCCCCGCTGGATGGAAGTCACCCTGGAGAAGGTCGGTCAGCTGGCCACCGGCCCGATCAGTCGCTGGGTGATCCTGGGCGTGTCCGCCGTCACCATCGTGTTCGGCGTGCGCACCGCGATCACCGTCCCGATCGGTGAGCAGGAGGCCGGCTCCCCGCTGCTGTGGCAGGACGCCCACTACAACGTCTCGGCCCGGACCATCAATGAGCGCTTTGCCGGGGCCAACCAGCTGGTCATCTATCTGGAGGGCGAGCGCGAGCATATCCTCAAGGAGCCTTACGTGCTGGCCACGATCGAGGAGATGCGCCGCTACATGCTGGAACAGGACGAGGCCGGCGACTCCCGCGAGCTGTACACCCTGGCCCGGGGGCTGAACCGTCTGTACCACTACAACGACCCGCGTTGGCAGGTCATTCCGCCCGACCTGGCCACGACCGGCAACCTGATTTTCGTGTACGAGGCCTCGGCCCCGATTTCCGGCGTCATCCTGGAATACACCGACCTGGTCTACAAAAACGGCCAGTTCGTGGTGTTCTACAAGGACGTTAAGGGCGACACGGTCCGCGAAGCCATTGCCCGGGCCAAGAAGTTCATTGCCGAACACCCGCTCGAGGGGGTGACCATGCGCCTGGCCGGCGGCTTCATCGGCACGACCGCAGCCCTGAACGAAGAAATTGACCGGTCGGAGAAACAGGCCGCCCTGCTGGTCATTCTCACCGTCTTTACCCTGGTCCTGCTCAGCTACGGTTCGCTGGTGGCTGCGGTCATGGTCATGGCCGCCCTGATTGCGGCCGGTGTGGCCAGCTACATGTACGTGTCGTTCATGGGCATCGGCATCAACATCAACTCGCTGCCGGTGACTGCGGTTGGCATGGGCATCGGGGTGGACTATATTCTGTACGTGGTGGACCGGGTGCGGCGGGAAATCCCCCGCGCCGGGGGCAACCGCCAGCAGGGCATCAAGCGTACCATCTCGACGACCGGCATGGCGGTCACGTTTACCGCCACGACCATGATTGCGGGCGTGATCCCGTGGTATTTTCTGTCGAGCCTGCGGTTTTCGGCGGAAATGGCGCTGCTGCTGGCCATTCTGCTGGTGACCCACTGGCTGTCGGCCCTGACCATGGTCCCGGCCATGATTGCCGCTTTTAAGCCCAAGTTTGCCGGCGGTGCGCCCGAGAAAGTCGCTGAGGAGCAGGCCGAGCCGGGCCTCAGCGCCCAGGCGCCCCAACCTGCGGATTAG
- a CDS encoding alpha/beta hydrolase: MAHIEPITGRYIHVPYAGEDYRVFYEEAGQGIPLVCLHTAGTDSREWRHQLCDADINGSFRVIALDLPRHGKSIPPSGWWKEEYRLTATFYSEFVMAFCRELGLERPVVMGSSMGGNICLHLALNFEQDVRALIAIEACDYSPGWWLDWLSNPHMHGGEVSATSVYGLMAPHSPEEYRRETWWYYAQSGPGIFKGDLYFYSVDHDFRNLVDRISGRVPLYFMTGVYDFACTPEMTEHTARKVKGSECIIMEEIGHFPMCENPVTFKRYLMPVLAKIRETR, translated from the coding sequence ATGGCGCACATCGAACCGATTACCGGCCGGTATATTCATGTCCCGTATGCGGGCGAAGACTACCGGGTATTTTACGAAGAAGCCGGCCAGGGCATTCCGCTGGTGTGTCTGCATACGGCCGGAACCGACTCGCGCGAGTGGCGCCACCAGCTGTGCGACGCCGATATCAACGGCAGCTTTCGGGTCATCGCCCTCGACCTGCCCCGCCACGGAAAATCCATCCCGCCCAGCGGCTGGTGGAAGGAAGAGTATCGCCTGACGGCCACGTTCTACTCCGAGTTTGTGATGGCCTTCTGTCGGGAGCTGGGGCTGGAGCGGCCCGTCGTCATGGGCAGTTCGATGGGCGGCAATATCTGTCTGCATCTGGCGCTCAATTTTGAGCAGGACGTGCGCGCCCTGATCGCCATCGAAGCCTGCGACTATTCGCCCGGTTGGTGGCTGGACTGGCTGTCCAACCCCCACATGCACGGCGGGGAGGTGTCGGCGACCTCGGTCTACGGGTTGATGGCGCCCCACAGCCCCGAGGAGTACCGGCGCGAGACGTGGTGGTATTACGCGCAGAGCGGTCCGGGTATCTTCAAGGGCGATTTATACTTCTACAGTGTGGATCACGATTTTCGGAATCTGGTCGACCGGATCTCCGGTCGGGTGCCGCTATACTTCATGACCGGGGTGTATGACTTTGCCTGTACCCCGGAAATGACCGAACACACGGCCCGCAAGGTCAAAGGCTCAGAGTGTATTATCATGGAAGAAATCGGCCATTTCCCGATGTGTGAAAACCCGGTGACGTTCAAGCGCTACCTGATGCCGGTGCTGGCCAAGATCCGCGAAACCCGCTAG
- a CDS encoding AbrB/MazE/SpoVT family DNA-binding domain-containing protein, protein MLAKLTSKNQLTLPKALLSAFQGTEYFDVTQENGRLVLTPVRLTRATAVRAKLAELGLSETDVTEAVAWARQAQ, encoded by the coding sequence ATGCTTGCCAAATTGACTTCCAAGAACCAACTCACCCTGCCGAAAGCGCTGCTCTCCGCCTTCCAGGGGACGGAGTACTTCGATGTCACCCAGGAAAATGGGCGGCTCGTGCTGACCCCCGTGCGGCTCACCCGCGCCACGGCCGTGCGGGCGAAGCTGGCCGAGCTGGGCTTATCCGAAACGGATGTGACCGAAGCCGTCGCGTGGGCACGCCAAGCTCAATGA
- a CDS encoding pyridoxamine 5'-phosphate oxidase family protein translates to MTTPTELRSVYRAPAARATQKVLDHLDVHCQHFIALSPLCILSSTEADGCADASPRGDPPGFVQVLDEKTLLLPDRPGNNQVDSLQNIVANPGVGLLFLVPGMNETLRVKGRAEIVTDPALLSPLTVNRKAPLSGLRITVETAFLHCGRALIRSRLWDPAVQIERSSYPTYGQVLADQIQGADAREIDQSEAEANRHRLY, encoded by the coding sequence GTGACCACTCCAACGGAACTCCGTAGCGTCTACCGCGCGCCGGCCGCACGGGCGACCCAGAAAGTGTTGGACCACTTGGACGTCCACTGTCAGCACTTCATCGCCCTGTCCCCCTTGTGTATCCTCAGCTCTACAGAGGCGGACGGGTGCGCCGATGCCTCGCCCCGGGGCGATCCCCCGGGCTTTGTGCAAGTGCTGGACGAGAAGACGCTCCTCCTGCCGGATCGCCCGGGCAACAATCAGGTGGATTCGCTCCAGAACATCGTCGCCAACCCGGGCGTGGGATTGTTGTTCTTGGTCCCCGGGATGAACGAGACGCTGCGGGTGAAGGGGAGGGCGGAGATTGTGACCGATCCGGCGCTGCTCAGCCCCCTGACCGTGAATCGGAAAGCCCCGCTCTCCGGGCTGCGGATCACCGTGGAGACAGCCTTCCTGCATTGCGGTCGGGCGCTGATTCGCTCCCGCCTCTGGGACCCGGCGGTCCAGATTGAGCGTTCCAGCTACCCTACCTACGGCCAAGTGCTCGCTGACCAGATCCAGGGAGCCGATGCCCGGGAGATCGACCAATCCGAGGCAGAAGCCAACCGGCATCGCCTCTACTGA
- a CDS encoding DUF1329 domain-containing protein yields the protein MRRLALASVFVACGMLFGQAAAVAQDDPTTYTRESFSQWLAASKDAKPDFKPGDVLSHADLERIRPFLFPGYFEQYQKWADVQFEIVETNHVTPHQLVLDCNEKFQQQVSLAEDGALENYVCGYPFSNEDITEDDPQAGLKVAWNYDKRWYWRGYFVNNALTTWLRFGGEHTAPEPEQPPEGWRGDEYPIKPEDWQYDTEKIYGGGGRFERSLGTFYHRAYYSHLPMYPESNYQLPNVSDAGEVYWKEFTGFFSPYDVRGTAFIVARYDDPRRGDDGWAYVPSLRRVRRISAEVKSDSLMGTEHTLEDFYGFSGRPLEWNWSFLGWKDMIAVHIKTKWDDDGVRYGGPDGWLNDDVWQIRRMAIVERTPKDPRHPYSSAIQVIDAETWETWLHIAFDRKGKLWKVWQWGYAWSDDAKRYTDMNHGRSAVHWKNVDTVDIQNGRGNLWREYGGGLPDFSVDFISRLYDLNRLTELHR from the coding sequence ATGCGGCGACTCGCACTCGCATCGGTATTTGTCGCTTGCGGTATGCTGTTCGGGCAGGCTGCGGCCGTGGCCCAGGATGACCCGACGACTTACACGCGGGAGAGCTTCAGCCAGTGGCTGGCGGCATCCAAGGATGCCAAACCCGACTTCAAACCGGGTGATGTCCTGAGCCACGCCGACCTGGAACGAATCCGGCCGTTTCTGTTTCCCGGCTACTTTGAGCAGTACCAGAAATGGGCCGACGTGCAGTTCGAGATTGTGGAGACCAACCACGTCACCCCCCACCAGCTGGTGCTTGACTGCAACGAAAAGTTCCAGCAACAGGTGAGCCTGGCCGAGGACGGCGCCCTGGAAAACTATGTATGCGGCTATCCCTTCTCCAACGAGGATATCACCGAGGACGACCCCCAGGCCGGGCTGAAGGTCGCCTGGAACTATGACAAACGCTGGTACTGGCGCGGCTACTTCGTCAATAACGCGCTGACGACCTGGCTGCGTTTTGGCGGCGAGCACACCGCGCCCGAACCCGAGCAGCCGCCCGAGGGCTGGCGGGGCGACGAGTACCCGATCAAGCCCGAGGACTGGCAGTACGATACGGAGAAGATCTACGGCGGCGGCGGGCGCTTTGAGCGCAGCCTGGGCACCTTCTACCACCGCGCCTACTACTCGCATCTGCCCATGTATCCAGAGAGCAACTACCAGCTGCCGAACGTCTCCGACGCCGGCGAGGTGTACTGGAAGGAGTTCACCGGCTTCTTCTCGCCCTACGACGTGCGGGGCACGGCCTTCATTGTGGCGCGCTACGACGACCCGCGGCGGGGCGACGACGGCTGGGCCTATGTGCCGAGCCTGCGCCGTGTGCGGCGCATTTCGGCCGAGGTCAAGTCCGACTCGCTGATGGGCACCGAGCATACCCTGGAAGACTTCTACGGCTTCTCCGGCCGTCCGCTGGAGTGGAACTGGAGCTTCCTGGGCTGGAAAGACATGATTGCGGTCCATATCAAGACCAAGTGGGACGACGACGGGGTGCGCTACGGCGGTCCTGACGGCTGGCTTAACGACGACGTGTGGCAGATCCGCCGCATGGCGATTGTCGAGCGCACGCCCAAGGATCCCCGTCACCCGTATTCGAGCGCGATTCAGGTCATTGATGCCGAAACCTGGGAGACTTGGCTGCATATCGCCTTCGACCGCAAGGGCAAGCTGTGGAAGGTGTGGCAGTGGGGCTATGCCTGGAGTGACGACGCCAAGCGCTACACCGACATGAACCACGGGCGTTCCGCCGTGCACTGGAAGAACGTTGACACGGTCGATATCCAGAACGGCCGGGGCAACCTGTGGCGCGAGTACGGCGGCGGTCTGCCCGACTTCTCGGTCGATTTCATCAGCCGCCTGTATGACCTGAACCGTCTGACCGAGCTGCACCGCTAG
- a CDS encoding ester cyclase, which translates to MAAQDLIRLWEQHVRGEFIDKDEDLSLATMTEDASVLHIPSQSGASGKAALKPYYRDMFIPSIPDQWQHTTTKRVVTDDTLVEEATVRLVHTRQMDWFLPGLPPTRKPIEVGLVIIVEYRDGKMAAERIYWDQAAVLRQIGRL; encoded by the coding sequence ATGGCGGCACAAGACCTGATCCGGCTGTGGGAACAGCATGTGAGGGGCGAGTTTATCGACAAGGATGAAGACCTGTCCCTGGCGACGATGACCGAGGATGCCAGCGTGCTGCACATTCCGAGCCAGTCGGGCGCCAGCGGCAAAGCTGCGCTGAAGCCCTACTACCGGGATATGTTCATCCCGTCGATTCCGGATCAGTGGCAGCACACCACCACCAAGCGGGTAGTGACCGACGATACGCTGGTTGAGGAGGCGACGGTGCGGCTGGTCCACACCAGGCAGATGGACTGGTTTCTGCCCGGTCTGCCCCCGACCCGCAAACCCATCGAGGTGGGCTTGGTGATTATTGTCGAGTATCGGGACGGGAAAATGGCTGCGGAGCGGATCTACTGGGATCAGGCTGCGGTGCTGCGCCAGATTGGCCGGCTGTAG